In the genome of Streptomyces globosus, one region contains:
- a CDS encoding ion transporter: MTAIASSAPARIRLAAHCRTAVDSRAFGIGVLTLILCNAVLLGAETYSGFAAAHRPLLSGAENAFLALFALELAVRAAACADRPKAFLRDPWNLFDLALLLIACLPFVRENTSLLRLLRLTRVLRTARFLPQLRVLFLAVARAVPGTLSFLCMGALVVYVYAMVGWLCFSATDPARFGSVGRACLTLFLLTTMDGFGDAVRSGLELSRLTLVYYASYVLLASFVLVNVLIGVVLGSLEEAREEERQARLDLKQRSRPEEDPAAQAAELRARLAEARRALDALEGALSGAAAPPAAARSGPPSPAGAPAPAQLTAAGGRPPA; the protein is encoded by the coding sequence TTGACTGCCATCGCATCCTCCGCCCCGGCCCGCATCCGCCTGGCCGCACACTGCCGGACCGCCGTGGACTCCCGCGCCTTCGGGATCGGCGTCCTCACGCTGATCCTGTGCAACGCGGTGCTGCTCGGGGCGGAGACCTACAGCGGGTTCGCCGCCGCCCACCGGCCGCTGCTGTCGGGCGCCGAGAACGCCTTCCTGGCGCTGTTCGCCCTGGAGCTCGCCGTACGCGCCGCGGCCTGCGCCGACCGGCCGAAGGCTTTCCTCCGCGACCCGTGGAACCTCTTCGACCTGGCACTGCTCCTGATCGCATGCCTGCCGTTCGTGCGGGAGAACACCAGCCTGCTGCGGCTGCTGCGGCTGACCCGGGTCCTGCGGACGGCCCGCTTCCTGCCGCAGCTGCGGGTCCTGTTCCTCGCGGTGGCCCGCGCCGTCCCCGGCACGCTCAGCTTCCTGTGCATGGGCGCGCTGGTCGTGTACGTGTACGCGATGGTGGGCTGGCTGTGCTTCTCCGCCACGGATCCGGCGCGCTTCGGCTCCGTCGGCCGGGCCTGCCTCACCCTGTTCCTGCTGACGACCATGGACGGCTTCGGGGATGCGGTGCGGTCCGGTCTGGAGCTGTCGCGGCTCACGCTCGTGTACTACGCCTCCTACGTGCTGCTTGCATCGTTCGTACTGGTCAACGTGCTGATCGGGGTGGTGCTGGGATCGCTTGAGGAGGCCCGGGAAGAGGAGCGGCAGGCCCGCCTGGACCTCAAGCAGCGCAGCCGCCCCGAGGAGGACCCGGCCGCGCAGGCGGCCGAGCTGCGGGCCCGCCTGGCGGAGGCCCGGCGGGCCCTGGACGCGCTGGAGGGCGCCCTGTCCGGGGCCGCGGCGCCGCCGGCGGCGGCGCGGTCCGGCCCGCCGTCCCCGGCGGGCGCCCCTGCCCCGGCCCAGCTGACGGCGGCGGGCGGGCGGCCGCCCGCCTGA
- a CDS encoding GTPase: MDEARLAEAAAAAVEASAPLARQLALMAEELTRAVAPGPEPAPEPGPQPAPGPAPDSPYAHLLAEDRRLRTRAAELLGELAGTRLSAMDTFNVVLFGRTGVGKSSLVEALTGGDGRRISPGRTDHTTRVEEVRWAGLRLFDTPGTNGWGHDGDNSALEEQARRAVLAADLVLLCFDDGSQLEGEFAKVAAWVLAYRKPAVVVLNCVERPWRDPGMVSQGVVRARLSATVAEHAAHIRDWLAACGLPAVPLVALSAQRAVAARGPDDYQGWDARAVRRMRDRDGRARLLGWSNLPVLEGLVAEAVRVEDAPQLRLGGLVGQMSGALAGVAAELRTQLAEPALAYAETVEMGLAAVLTVLGAPTPEPPTATATARPYGAGGTAEDDEAGEGQAGEDEAGEDTEPGDGEAAAHRRAVALLAELETLRGPFPSPAGGEARAHLDNLLTARLGALRTAMETRAEEHAERAFRNRVELSAQEFTDAVVRSDEVTEAVGTAVADFTAYVRRRIDLAVADTAADLHEIGLRLDAVHGSTASGMRTMGKAAGYGSAAAGLLGAALAIGVGLNWWNPIGWAGALALTASGTGFAGRLLSRFGLRREQIRRDSARVDQRTRARRAVADHIEALRAHVTAHCELIIRTAVLAKAAPGIEQAVVLRRIAAAAARDADLVQNAAAALPAAREPADILLEAMGRAEAAAGITHPADADLHWLGASWCTDPYNLAAPAPARTGGRSGAAPRFGPGVFRRLRAALRRGRRLPAPGSGAQWLSLLHRELAGDASAAPALAELDALAADPRPRIAVAGDMSTGKSAFIRRLLVESGSPVPASLRSSAGPETFRAEAYAWEGMLLVDTPGFQSGLEPHTQAAREALADSAAVFYLFPPHAAAGDRADLDLLLRGRPEEGRFPKSARALYVINKIDRVGGPDLGADFAARIERAEAALASLLEGIAPPAPGQQPYRERIVAMAAAPFQIRADHGSAYDDFRSWDGFRDFAAAVRELRLTLEADAADVTVLHGGAARLAGLRAGAEAEARLLARRLDELGRLAQEASHGAATGRAMVKALTHGAARLADDFTSRLVMEAMEPGLDPVVRKARGERLGNWGADAEFTAMYDLYRAEADRTAQTWLATVSSALDRRTRSPRFALAFPDGIAGVDLRFMAADALRAQARDLLSATSAALAPVDRLSPDDVVRFAAHFDVLLAPDQIEAALHLTSDAGIFLKVLNAVSTISAMNSLATREQKTEAAREALRDIMRASARGWAARVRDSAAAVGTLCTRLEEAAADLTARQAEVHAELKAARDRAGRYTAALHGAAERLGVPMPHRTTRGRR, from the coding sequence ATGGACGAGGCGCGTCTGGCGGAGGCCGCGGCCGCGGCGGTGGAGGCGAGCGCGCCGCTGGCCCGGCAGCTCGCCCTCATGGCGGAGGAGTTGACCCGCGCCGTCGCGCCCGGCCCGGAGCCCGCACCGGAGCCCGGCCCGCAGCCGGCACCCGGCCCGGCGCCGGACAGCCCGTACGCACACCTGCTCGCCGAGGACCGGCGGCTGCGCACCCGGGCCGCCGAACTCCTCGGTGAACTGGCCGGAACCCGCCTGTCCGCCATGGACACCTTCAACGTCGTCCTCTTCGGCCGGACCGGGGTGGGCAAGAGCTCCCTCGTCGAGGCGCTCACGGGCGGCGACGGCCGCCGGATCTCCCCGGGCAGGACCGACCACACCACCCGCGTGGAGGAGGTCCGCTGGGCGGGGCTGCGCCTCTTCGACACCCCCGGCACCAACGGCTGGGGCCACGACGGCGACAACAGCGCACTGGAGGAGCAGGCCCGCCGGGCCGTCCTCGCCGCCGACCTCGTGCTGCTCTGCTTCGACGACGGCAGCCAGCTCGAAGGGGAGTTCGCGAAGGTCGCCGCCTGGGTGCTCGCCTACCGCAAACCCGCGGTGGTCGTGCTCAACTGCGTGGAACGGCCCTGGCGCGACCCCGGCATGGTCAGCCAGGGCGTCGTACGGGCCCGCCTCTCGGCGACCGTCGCCGAGCACGCCGCGCACATCCGCGACTGGCTCGCCGCCTGCGGGCTGCCCGCGGTCCCGCTGGTCGCCCTCAGCGCCCAGCGGGCGGTGGCGGCCCGCGGGCCCGACGACTACCAGGGGTGGGACGCGCGGGCCGTCCGCCGCATGCGCGACCGGGACGGCCGGGCACGCCTGCTGGGCTGGTCGAACCTGCCCGTCCTGGAGGGGCTCGTCGCCGAGGCGGTGCGCGTCGAGGACGCCCCCCAGCTGCGGCTGGGGGGACTGGTGGGCCAGATGTCCGGCGCCCTCGCCGGGGTCGCCGCGGAACTCCGCACGCAGCTGGCGGAACCGGCCCTGGCTTACGCCGAGACCGTCGAGATGGGCCTGGCCGCCGTCCTCACGGTCCTCGGCGCCCCGACCCCCGAACCCCCGACCGCCACCGCAACCGCCCGCCCGTACGGGGCCGGCGGCACCGCCGAGGACGACGAGGCCGGGGAAGGGCAAGCAGGGGAGGACGAGGCGGGGGAAGACACGGAGCCGGGGGACGGGGAGGCCGCGGCCCACCGCCGGGCCGTCGCCCTGCTCGCCGAACTCGAAACCCTGCGCGGCCCCTTCCCCTCACCCGCCGGCGGCGAGGCCCGCGCCCACCTCGACAACCTGCTGACCGCCCGCCTCGGCGCCCTGCGCACCGCCATGGAGACCCGCGCGGAGGAGCACGCCGAACGCGCCTTCCGCAACCGCGTGGAGCTCTCCGCGCAGGAGTTCACCGACGCCGTCGTCCGTTCCGACGAGGTCACCGAGGCCGTCGGGACGGCCGTCGCCGACTTCACCGCCTACGTACGGCGCCGCATCGACCTCGCCGTCGCCGACACCGCCGCCGACCTGCACGAAATCGGCCTGCGCCTCGACGCGGTCCACGGCAGCACGGCCTCCGGCATGCGCACGATGGGCAAGGCCGCCGGGTACGGGAGCGCCGCCGCGGGCCTGCTCGGCGCCGCCCTCGCCATCGGCGTCGGCCTCAACTGGTGGAACCCGATCGGCTGGGCCGGCGCCCTGGCCCTCACCGCCTCCGGCACCGGCTTCGCCGGACGGCTGCTGAGCCGGTTCGGCCTGCGCCGCGAGCAGATCCGGCGCGACTCAGCCCGCGTCGACCAGCGCACCCGCGCCCGGCGCGCCGTGGCCGACCACATCGAGGCCCTGCGCGCCCACGTGACCGCCCACTGCGAGCTGATCATCCGCACGGCCGTCCTCGCCAAGGCCGCACCCGGCATCGAACAGGCAGTGGTGCTCCGCCGGATCGCCGCCGCGGCCGCCCGCGACGCCGACCTCGTGCAGAACGCGGCCGCAGCCCTCCCCGCGGCCCGCGAACCGGCCGACATCCTGCTGGAGGCGATGGGCCGGGCCGAAGCCGCCGCCGGCATCACCCATCCGGCCGACGCCGACCTGCACTGGCTCGGCGCCTCCTGGTGCACCGACCCGTACAACCTCGCCGCCCCGGCCCCGGCGCGCACCGGCGGACGCTCCGGCGCCGCCCCCCGCTTCGGGCCCGGCGTCTTCCGCCGCCTCAGGGCGGCCCTGCGCCGCGGCCGCCGCCTGCCCGCGCCCGGATCCGGAGCGCAATGGCTGTCATTGCTCCACCGCGAACTGGCGGGCGACGCTTCCGCCGCGCCCGCCCTCGCCGAACTCGACGCACTGGCTGCCGACCCGCGGCCGCGAATAGCCGTGGCCGGAGACATGAGCACCGGCAAGTCCGCCTTCATCCGCCGCCTGCTCGTCGAATCCGGAAGCCCCGTGCCCGCATCCCTGCGAAGCTCCGCCGGACCGGAGACCTTCCGCGCCGAGGCGTACGCCTGGGAGGGCATGCTCCTCGTCGACACCCCCGGCTTCCAGAGCGGCCTGGAACCCCACACGCAGGCCGCCCGCGAGGCGCTCGCCGACTCCGCCGCCGTCTTCTACCTGTTCCCGCCCCATGCGGCCGCCGGCGACCGCGCCGACCTCGACCTGCTGCTGCGGGGCCGGCCCGAGGAGGGCCGCTTCCCCAAAAGCGCCCGCGCCCTCTACGTCATCAACAAGATCGACCGGGTCGGCGGGCCCGACCTCGGCGCGGACTTCGCCGCCCGCATCGAGCGGGCCGAAGCCGCCCTCGCCTCCCTGCTGGAGGGGATCGCCCCGCCGGCCCCCGGACAGCAGCCCTACCGGGAGCGGATCGTCGCGATGGCCGCCGCCCCCTTCCAGATCCGGGCCGACCACGGAAGCGCGTACGACGACTTCCGATCCTGGGACGGCTTCCGCGACTTCGCCGCCGCCGTCCGCGAACTCCGCCTCACGCTGGAGGCCGACGCCGCGGACGTCACCGTCCTGCACGGCGGAGCCGCCCGCCTCGCCGGACTGCGCGCAGGGGCCGAAGCGGAAGCCCGCCTGCTGGCCCGGCGGCTCGACGAACTCGGCCGACTCGCCCAAGAGGCCTCGCACGGCGCCGCCACCGGCCGCGCCATGGTGAAGGCGCTGACCCACGGCGCCGCCCGGCTCGCCGACGACTTCACCTCCCGCCTGGTCATGGAGGCCATGGAGCCCGGCCTCGATCCGGTCGTCCGCAAGGCCCGCGGTGAGCGCCTCGGAAACTGGGGCGCCGACGCCGAGTTCACCGCGATGTACGACCTCTACCGGGCGGAGGCGGACCGCACCGCCCAGACCTGGCTGGCCACCGTCTCCTCCGCCCTGGACCGCCGGACCCGCTCGCCCCGCTTCGCCCTCGCCTTCCCCGACGGCATCGCCGGCGTCGACCTCCGCTTCATGGCCGCCGACGCCCTCCGGGCCCAGGCCCGCGACCTGCTGTCCGCGACGAGCGCGGCCCTCGCCCCCGTGGACAGGCTCTCCCCCGACGACGTGGTGCGCTTCGCCGCGCACTTCGACGTCCTCCTCGCACCCGACCAGATCGAGGCCGCACTGCACCTCACCTCCGACGCCGGGATCTTCCTCAAGGTGCTGAACGCCGTCAGCACGATCAGCGCCATGAACTCCCTCGCCACCCGCGAGCAGAAGACCGAGGCGGCCCGGGAGGCACTCCGGGACATCATGCGCGCCTCCGCCAGGGGCTGGGCCGCCCGCGTCCGCGACTCGGCGGCCGCGGTCGGAACCCTCTGCACCCGCCTGGAAGAGGCCGCGGCCGAC